In Chiloscyllium plagiosum isolate BGI_BamShark_2017 chromosome 26, ASM401019v2, whole genome shotgun sequence, the sequence GTTTCTGGTCCTGTTACAAGATCCACAGATCCACAGATActagtgaatgagctggagaggattctgggAGTGGAAGTTAGGTGGGATCCAATGTCCCTCCTCTTGGGACGACCAAATCGTCCCTCTCTGGATGAGCATGGGAGCAGGTTGTTTTAAATCCTGACAGACTGTACAAGGAAGAATATCTTAAAGCCTCCAGGTCTTGCAGGATGGCACGGACTTGTGATGGAGCacgtccctcaggattacctgcCAAGTATGGTGCACCACGGAACAGAGCAATTCTATAGGACAATTCTAaattatatatgatttggagatgccggtgttggactggggtgtacaaagttaaaaatgacacaacaccaggttatagtccaacaggtttaattggaagcacactagctttcggagcgacgctccttcaaaaGGTGATAGTgactatcacttgatgaaggagcgatgctccgaaagctagtgtgcttccaattaaacctgttggactataacctggtgttgtgtcatttttaactaaattatatagacatggatctgttggcggtactgattagggcctttatatagccacGAGGGTCGTACATGGCAGTCCAGGGAtcccggtgggggggggggggggggggagaggccTAGTAAATACCGGTATAATTACTGTTGCTCCCGCGGACAGGAgccatggatggaggtgggacGAGTGGAGTAATGTAACACAATATAGTACAATGTAGTGTAGTTTAATTTTTGTGGATTGTAATTTAAGTGGGTGTTATCTCATTTAATTTGAGTCTGTGCTAATTTGGTTTAAGTAAATATGAGTCGACTTTATCCTAGAGAATAGTGGGAAGTTTATTGTTAACGTTACTGTAATAACATAATAATACAATATCATTTCTACTCTTCTGTacttttataattttgttttctttctggtttatgtttttgtaaaaaaaaggaaacattttttcaataAATATCTACATTAAAAAAAGAAGTGCAGTCTGCCTTTCAGCAGTGGTAGGTGTTATTGAGTTCAACGCTGAGCACAATATTTATTTTGTGGCTGCACTAAGTTAACATGCATTGCCTGAATTACAATGAACAGACACAGGTTCATTAAGTACTCTACTGCAGTCTCCACTGTAGTTTTGAGGGTGGTCTAATTAATCTTCACACATTTTCTAGCATTGGTCATGGGCCAGtagaaatatagaatccctacatgcggaagcaggccattcagcccatactgccccttcaaaaagcatcccacccagtcccaccccaTCCACATAAacccacattttccatggcttgtccactaacttgcacatcccatggccaatccatctaaactgcacatctttggactgtgggaggaaaccagagcacctggaggaaacccacgcagacacagggagaatgtgcaaactccacacagagagtcgcccaagggtggaattgaactcgggtccctggagCTGCGAGGCAGCGGTGCCACTGTGCAGCCAAATGTGGATCCAATGTGGATGATGAACCCCGATGCTTTCCCAGGCTATATATTATTACAGCAAAAACTAGCACTGATCATTATGACAGTGCAAACCTGGCTATTTGTGAGGGGCTATTCAATGTCCTTTCATATCAGAGGCTGTGATAAACCAGACTGATGTGTTATAGTGGGATTTCTTTATTAGTCTTTGAGGCAGAGTAATAATCCAGAATGACCGCTAATGGTTAATATTTGAGTAGGAACTGTTAACTATTCACACTATATTGGGCTCTGATAGATGGTGTGTTAATGGGCATGATATATTTTTGGACATTGACAGCCTTTGTATATTAGTAATGGTTCTCAGTGCAGAGCTTGGagagaaaatcatgagggacatagataagggtgagtagcaagggtcttttccccagggagggggagttcaaaactaagaggcatcatgtgttgaatgaactgccagtggaagtgatggacgcaggtacaattacagcatttaaaagatgtttggataagttcTTGAAtgggaaaggcttggagggatatgggctaaacactagcaggtgggactagtttagtttgagaacatggtcagcatggactagttggaccgaagggtctacttccatgctgtatgactctatgagttatGTTTCTTGTATTTAATTCATTTTTAGTGAGGCAGAAATAGTTGGAAATTTACACCAGTGATGATCGCATTTATAAAGAGGAAACACAGTTAATGCTTTTTGCTGTAGATGTTCCTCACACCAAATAtgtttctgttttatatttttccttttaGTTGTTTACCCTGAATTATGAATCCCTTAAATTATTTGCATGGCCATGCCATTCTGAGCCAGGATGGTGAATTTTTACTGGACCTGTTGGATCTCAGAAAGTGTTACAGTCATTCCTTCCGCTGCTCAGTAGGTAGCTCACTGTCTGAAGCCCAAGAAGATCCAGCTTTGTTCTCTTATGGTGTTAGGTGATCTCTGCTAAAATAGTGGAAATTCCAGAACTGACCTCAGTGTCCCAGTAAataaatgacttgcatttatatagcacctttcaccacCTCAGAGAATCTCAAAGTCCTTTCCAGCCATCGAAGTACATTTAATCGTTACAGGCTGGAAGGTGAAGAAGCTTTAACTCTGAACAGAGCAAGGTCCTATGTGTAGGGGGTTAGTGACCTCAGCACCAATGTGGTCATAGCAACTAATGTAAGTGAAGGTTTACCTACAGCAATATCCCACAGTCTGGGGATGTCTGAAGTATTCTTCAACCAATGAAGCCCTTTTACAAAGTTGTAACTGTTAGAATTTGGGAAACATGGCACACAATATCTGCACAACAAGGAATCTGATCACTTATTTTTGTCACTTGTTTTAGTCACATTACTTAGGGCACCAGAGAGGACAAAACACCTCCTCTTCCCCAAAATGGGGCCATAAAATCTCTCATATCCACATAAAAAAGTTCAACATTTGATCTGATAGAGAGCACCTCCAGCAGCGGAGCATTCCCTCAACGCTACACAGGACCCTCAGCTGGAATCTTACATTCAAGCCTCTGAATTGGGTTTATATCCACAGCTCAGAGTGAGTGGGGCAGACTGAGAACTCAGAGAGGGGTTAATCAGAGATCAGGGGGAGTCCCACTGCTCAGTGCATGTTCCTGAGGACAGCTTCACTCGGAATCTGCAGTGGGCTTCACTCTGAGATCTTTGAGAAGGACCTATCTCTGATGTGAAGGACTCTGAAGTGAGCATTTTACCCAATGAGCTTCAGTGCTGAATGTCAAAATGTCACCTCCTCAGCAAGGGTCACAATGGAGGACAATGTAATTTCACAACCTGTGGATACTGAAAGTAACAGTATGTTAGCCCTGAGCTAAAGATGACAAATTTTAAAAGGCAGAGAATGATTCATGATGCTTGTAGAATTCCAAATTTGACTTCACCCATCGTCCACAGTGATGTTTCACCTTTCCTCAATTCAGTCTTTAGCTACTGTGACACCAGAGAGTAAAACGATTCCCACTCGGCACCTGGTGACCTTCTCAGTCTGAGAGGTCAAGACAAAGTAGTTTCATCCCAAAACTGGGTATTGTAGCAGAAAGTGAAGGAAGAGAGGGCAGGACCCAGACTGCCAGAAATTTGCTCTCAAAGTCCCACTCTAAAACTGTCCAATCTCGGAACTATCCCTGAGAACCATTCATTAGCTTTATCACAACATGAGTCAGCAACTTTAGAAGAGGGTGAGGGAGAAGACCAGCAAATCCAATCGCTAACATTTCATGGAATCCGAGAGTACAGAGGAGGTCTTTCAGCTCATCAAAGCTACACTGCCAAAAACGTACTCATGCCTGccccagtcccacttgcctgtgccaAGTATATGGccatgaatgttatgacatttcaagtgctcctcCAAGCTTTTTataaaggttgtgaagtttcctgcctcaactaccctcccaggtggtgcattccagaccccccacctccctctgggtaaaaaaaaatcctttcctcCAAACCCCTCTAAGTGAACTGCCTTCCAAGTGTGCCCCCTCAGTCTTGACCTTTCTACTAAGGGGAAATTTCTAatcatcctgtcactgtccctcaTAATcgtatacacctcaatcaggctccccttcaaccttctctgctccaaagaaaacagcccaagcctgtccagcttctcttcattgctgaaatactccatcccagggaatATCTTGGTAAAagccctctgcaccccctccagtgcagtcACCTCCTTCCTATcctcacatctttcctatgacCTCCTTACATAAAACACCCTTTTAATTACATTCAACAACAGTTTAATATTGCTAAGAGTTGAATATTCttcttaaattaatttttaagGTGTGGGAATTATTATTACTTGTCCTTAATTGTCATTAATTGGTGATCTCTGTCATGACTCAGTCTATTGCTGGGAGTTAAGATGTGGGGGTTCGGAGTCACATTTCAGCCGCTCAGGGTATAATGAGCAGACTTTCTTTCTTAAAGGCCCTTAATCATCCCGTTGCGATTTTACACAACCTGACAGTTTATCAAAGCTATAAGaacagccttttaaaaaaaatgcaaattcttcCACAGACCTGAACTCTCAGCCATTGATTATTAGCTCAATCACCAAGACACGAGCCACCAACCACTACAACAACCATCCAAAATACAGCTGTAACTGCACAGTTCTTGCAATAAAACTTGCCAACTAGTTAGCAGCTTATTCCCCTTTGCTGTAAACTGTGTATTTATTCAGAACTCCTGCATTTGTCCTGGTCAGTGGTAAATGGGAAATGTCCACAGCATGTCAATCTTTTCAGCAGTTGTCTGTCAttcattaaaatatttcttttcatTCCAGGCCCTGGGAATGAGAACGCTCTCTGGTGAGCCTTCAGTTGCTGTTTCAGGATCAAGTGACCCTCCTCAACACTTCCCTTTGATGGCGCTGTTCATGGAGACAGAAGATTACAATTTGGGATCCCACACAGCGCAGCAGAAGGAAGACAGTCTCCTCTTCTAAAACTGTTCCCAGTTAAAGAGGAGACCCAGACCCTAGAGTTGAGGAGGAGTCCCAAAATTCAATAAGAGGTTCAGTCATAAAGAGGAGGGCCATAGCCCAGAGCGAGGGACGGGGGTGGAGACAGAGCTCagtgaggtggggggtgggagagaCANNNNNNNNNNNNNNNNNNNNNNNNNNNNNNNNNNNNNNNNNNNNNNNNNNNNNNNNNNNNNNNNNNNNNNNNNNNNNNNNNNNNNNNNNGAGACAGAGCTCAGGGAGCGGGGAGCTGACAGAGCCCACAATTGGAGGGGAGGAGACTGCGAGCTCAGTGAGGAGGTAGGAGACAGAGCttggttggggaggggggtggcaGACTGAGAGCTCAGAGTGAGGGGGGAGGAGACTGAGACCTCAGAGTGGGGGCTGGGAGGGTCAGACTGAGAGGTCAGAGTGAGGGAGTTGCTCAGGTAGTGGGATCACTCAGAGGCCAAGAAGAGGAGTCCCACTGCTCAGTGCATGATCCTGAGGACAGCTTCACTCGGAATCTGCAGTGGGCTTTGCTCTGATCTTTGAGAAGGATCTATCTCTGATGTGGGGGATCagagggtctgttcctgtgcagaATGACTCCATGACCAGTGCAGCAGGGGTAAAGGGCAGCCCCTGTCTGATACCCCTCTTGGGGACAGTGCAGTCCAACCAGCCAAGAATCCATTCAATGCATTGAGCTCTGTCAGTGCTGGGCTTTACCCTGTACCAGTCGCTGCAGAATCCAAGATGAACAGTAATTATCCCAGGTCTCTGATGGACAGGAGATCAGTGGTGGCCCCCAACTGCATGCAATTGGCAATGCCTTTACCCCCTGAGCAATCCACGCACCAGCATTTACCCCGCAGAGACAGTTTAACACATGTCCCCTTCCTGGTCTATCCAAGTAACCTGGAGTCGGCCTATTATGACACTTATGGCAGTATGTTTCCCTACATGCCCTTCCACGGCCACTTTGGGGTCTATGATTGTCCCTTTGAGCCCGCCTTCATCCAGAAGAGAAAcgagagggagaggcagagggtGAAATGTGTGAATGAAGGCTACGCGAGACTGCGAGACCACCTGCCAGGGCCCCTGTCAGAGAAACGCCTGAGCAAAGTGGAGACCTTGCGAGCAGCTATCAGGTACATTAAGTATCTGCAGGACTTACTGAGCCAGAGTGCAGGCAGGTCCCCCCCTGAAACACAGGAGAACCAGCCCAGCAGCAGTGAGGGAGCCCAGCAGGACTGCAACAGTGACGGCGAATCCAAAACTTCCTCCCCTTACTGTGAGTCCGGGTCCGGCTCTGACAGGAGCTGATGCAAACACTGTACAGCACCAGCACCAACACTATTCCCAGTGACTGCCTGAGCAAACAACTCCTTCCATTTCCGTCTCTGTCACACTGCACACCACACCTCCTTCTGTGAAGACAAAGTGACCCTGGAACTGTGACCCCTGGCGTCTATTGAGATGGACTGGCAGCCTTTTGGCAAACTTGGATCAGGAAAGGACAATAATGCTGCAGAGAATCGCTGCAGGAATCTTCCAGATTGGAATCCAGGCTGAGTCAGTCAGGATCCGAACTAGGCAACTAGGCTACGCAAGATCCAGACTGGGAAAAACAGGATCCGGATTAGGAAACTGGAATAAACAAATACAAATTggaaaactggaataaatggaaTCCAGACTGGAATTCACAGAATAAAGACTTGGAAATTGTGGGATGAGCAGAATGGGATATGTGGCACATGGGATTAACAGGTTCCAGGTGATTGAGCTGTGGGATTATGACACTGCACATGAACAAACTCTGGA encodes:
- the LOC122562992 gene encoding achaete-scute homolog 5-like translates to MNSNYPRSLMDRRSVVAPNCMQLAMPLPPEQSTHQHLPRRDSLTHVPFLVYPSNLESAYYDTYGSMFPYMPFHGHFGVYDCPFEPAFIQKRNERERQRVKCVNEGYARLRDHLPGPLSEKRLSKVETLRAAIRYIKYLQDLLSQSAGRSPPETQENQPSSSEGAQQDCNSDGESKTSSPYCESGSGSDRS